In Nostoc sp. CENA543, a single genomic region encodes these proteins:
- a CDS encoding glycoside hydrolase family 13 protein — protein sequence MQIQTPDWVKHAVFYQIFPDRFARSKQTRKRLLQNASWEDWEAMPTLQGYKGGDLWGIMEQLDYIEDLGINAIYFTPIFQSASNHRYHTHDYYQVDPMLGGNSAFKELLDAAHERNIKVVLDGVFNHASRGFFFFHDILENGPYSPWLNWFKIEGWPLAPYTGELPANYVGWADNRALPVLNHDNPEVREYIMEIAEYWIKFGIDGWRLDVPFEIKTPGFWQEFRDRVKAINPEAYIVGEVWGDSREWLDGTQFDGVMNYLFAGPTIAFTAGDRVALEQVQGRDYQPHPPLFAAEYAAKIEELLQLYPWEIQLTQLNLLASHDTARLISIAGDDKPSVELATLLLLTFPGAPSIYYGDEVGLPGKLDPDSRRGFPLEASWDREIYQTHRQLIALRHSYPALRTGEYQVISAQGTLYIFARKLGQEELIIAVNVGTAPVQADVDITNLQTQPQKLLYGKPEFNWHNESLSLTLPPRSGCILGSQ from the coding sequence ATGCAAATTCAAACACCAGATTGGGTAAAGCACGCTGTTTTCTACCAAATTTTCCCCGATAGATTCGCTAGAAGTAAACAAACTCGCAAACGCTTACTGCAAAATGCTTCCTGGGAAGACTGGGAGGCTATGCCCACACTGCAAGGATACAAGGGTGGTGATTTATGGGGCATTATGGAACAATTAGATTACATCGAGGATTTAGGCATTAATGCCATTTATTTCACTCCTATATTTCAATCAGCTAGTAATCACCGCTATCATACCCATGATTACTATCAAGTAGACCCGATGTTAGGGGGAAATTCGGCCTTTAAAGAATTACTAGATGCAGCCCACGAAAGAAATATTAAAGTTGTTCTTGATGGAGTATTTAATCACGCCAGTCGAGGATTTTTCTTTTTCCATGACATTTTGGAAAACGGCCCTTATTCACCTTGGTTAAATTGGTTCAAAATTGAAGGCTGGCCACTTGCGCCGTACACGGGTGAGTTACCAGCTAATTATGTGGGTTGGGCAGATAACCGCGCTTTACCGGTACTTAACCACGATAACCCAGAGGTGCGGGAATATATCATGGAAATTGCTGAATACTGGATTAAATTCGGTATTGATGGCTGGCGGCTAGATGTTCCCTTTGAAATTAAAACTCCCGGCTTTTGGCAAGAATTTCGCGATCGCGTCAAAGCCATTAACCCCGAAGCTTATATTGTGGGGGAAGTGTGGGGAGATTCCCGCGAATGGCTAGATGGGACACAATTTGATGGTGTGATGAACTATTTATTTGCCGGGCCGACCATTGCTTTTACAGCAGGCGATCGCGTAGCCTTAGAACAAGTCCAAGGTCGTGACTATCAACCACACCCACCGCTATTTGCAGCTGAGTACGCCGCTAAAATTGAAGAACTATTGCAACTGTACCCCTGGGAAATTCAGCTTACCCAACTCAATTTACTCGCTAGTCACGACACCGCCAGATTAATTAGCATCGCTGGCGACGATAAACCCAGCGTAGAGTTAGCCACTCTCCTACTACTCACTTTTCCCGGCGCGCCGAGTATCTATTATGGGGATGAAGTAGGTTTACCAGGAAAACTAGATCCCGACTCTCGCCGTGGTTTTCCCTTAGAAGCTAGCTGGGATAGAGAAATTTACCAGACTCACCGCCAATTAATCGCCTTACGTCACTCCTACCCAGCCTTACGTACAGGTGAGTATCAAGTCATTTCCGCCCAAGGAACATTGTATATTTTCGCCCGTAAGTTAGGACAAGAGGAACTAATTATTGCGGTGAATGTCGGTACAGCACCAGTGCAAGCTGATGTAGATATCACCAATTTACAGACTCAACCCCAAAAATTGTTATACGGCAAACCTGAGTTTAATTGGCATAACGAAAGCCTGTCATTAACACTTCCCCCACGTAGCGGCTGTATTTTGGGTAGTCAATAG
- a CDS encoding radical SAM/SPASM domain-containing protein: MLSQTIEPPKILVSLDTNNTATGQCDCDGGDCACDLSPLAVSPLQIKSSPEVFDKFVRVPNSQIMNLDDSYSICYGSHHQLAVLNKSALNILANFTNPHNLQDIALDYPDIEFITLQQAIQKLSQARLIIPENYSWQLSEIPDTLTAWLHITDRCNLRCDYCYLPHLPTDMSPDIGKAAIESTFRSATLNNYRRVRLKYAGGEALLCSSLIQHLHLYAQYLSQETDIALDGVVLSNGTLITPEIVEMLQKLNLRLMISLDGLSNFHDSQRCYANGKGSFSDVERGIKIALQNGLTPDISITVSGRNAAGLPALMAWILEYNLPFSLNFYRENELSANYQDLQLEESQIIEGMLATFQVIESQLPHRSLLGSLIDRANLSSPHKRTCGVGQSYLVFDYKGQIAKCQMQLHKTVSSIDNPDPLSVIRKDKIGIQNLSVEEKEGCRTCEWKYWCTGGCPLATFKATGRYDIQSPNCNIYKALYPEAVRLEGLRLIKYS; this comes from the coding sequence ATGCTTAGTCAAACAATTGAACCACCGAAAATTTTAGTTTCTCTTGATACTAACAACACAGCAACTGGACAATGCGACTGTGATGGCGGAGACTGTGCTTGTGATTTATCCCCTTTAGCAGTATCGCCATTACAGATAAAATCATCTCCAGAGGTGTTTGATAAATTCGTGAGAGTTCCCAACTCACAAATCATGAATTTAGATGATAGTTATTCTATCTGTTACGGTAGTCATCATCAATTAGCAGTTTTAAATAAATCAGCGTTAAATATATTAGCAAATTTTACCAATCCTCATAATCTCCAAGACATCGCTCTAGATTATCCTGACATTGAATTTATCACCTTACAACAAGCTATCCAAAAATTATCTCAAGCCCGTTTAATCATTCCTGAAAATTACTCATGGCAACTCAGCGAAATTCCAGACACTTTAACCGCATGGTTACATATTACTGACCGTTGTAACTTAAGGTGTGACTACTGTTATCTGCCTCATTTGCCAACAGATATGTCACCCGATATAGGCAAAGCCGCCATAGAATCTACATTTCGTTCTGCCACTTTAAATAATTACCGTCGCGTCAGACTCAAATATGCAGGTGGAGAAGCATTGCTATGTTCTTCTTTGATTCAACATCTCCATTTGTATGCTCAATATCTTAGCCAAGAAACAGATATCGCCTTAGATGGGGTTGTTCTCAGCAACGGCACATTAATTACACCTGAAATTGTCGAAATGCTGCAAAAATTAAACCTGCGGCTGATGATTTCACTAGATGGATTATCCAACTTTCACGACAGTCAGCGTTGTTATGCAAATGGTAAAGGTTCATTTTCAGATGTTGAAAGAGGAATTAAAATCGCGTTGCAAAATGGTTTGACTCCCGATATTTCCATTACAGTTAGTGGTAGGAATGCAGCCGGATTACCTGCTTTAATGGCATGGATATTAGAATATAATTTACCTTTTAGTTTAAATTTTTATCGAGAAAACGAACTCTCAGCTAATTATCAAGACTTGCAACTAGAAGAATCTCAAATTATTGAGGGAATGTTAGCAACATTCCAAGTAATTGAATCGCAATTACCCCATCGGAGTTTACTAGGTTCATTAATTGACCGCGCCAACTTATCATCGCCTCATAAACGTACCTGTGGAGTTGGACAAAGCTATCTTGTATTTGATTACAAAGGACAAATTGCCAAATGCCAAATGCAACTACATAAAACTGTATCTTCAATTGACAATCCAGACCCTTTAAGTGTGATACGAAAAGATAAAATCGGTATTCAGAATTTATCTGTTGAAGAAAAAGAAGGCTGTCGTACCTGTGAATGGAAATATTGGTGTACAGGCGGTTGTCCCTTAGCAACATTTAAAGCCACAGGTCGTTATGATATTCAATCCCCAAATTGCAATATTTACAAAGCGTTATATCCTGAAGCCGTGCGGCTAGAAGGCTTACGCTTGATCAAATATAGCTAG
- a CDS encoding 1-aminocyclopropane-1-carboxylate deaminase/D-cysteine desulfhydrase, translated as MSLNLIPPPIQKINSEIFTRAGVELSVLRLDLMHPLVNGNKWFKLKYNLLTAKAQNYTTILTFGGAYSNHIYATAAAGNLLGFRTIGVIRGEERLPLNPTLSFAIEQGMQLVYIDRETYRQRHTPELQAWLRQRFGEVFIIPEGGCNLDGVRGCTEIIAEVNEIFDTVCVPCGTATTLAGLTLALKPKQRSLGFPVLKNGDFLRQDITNLLTHYHASGLPIPASTPASWELVCDYHFGGYAKVNDELFSFSDEFTRTHGIPLDYVYTAKMFYGVLDMIQKGCFVGDRLLLIHTGGLQGNLSMKNIKRAG; from the coding sequence TTGTCTTTGAATTTAATTCCACCGCCAATACAAAAAATCAACAGCGAAATTTTTACTCGTGCTGGGGTGGAATTATCTGTATTGCGGCTGGATTTAATGCACCCGTTGGTAAATGGGAATAAGTGGTTCAAATTAAAATACAACTTGTTAACAGCTAAGGCACAAAATTACACCACAATTCTGACTTTTGGTGGGGCTTATTCTAATCACATCTACGCCACAGCTGCGGCTGGAAATCTGTTAGGTTTTCGCACTATCGGCGTAATTCGTGGTGAAGAAAGACTACCCCTCAACCCCACCTTAAGTTTTGCTATTGAACAGGGAATGCAGTTAGTTTACATTGACCGAGAAACTTACCGCCAACGCCATACGCCAGAACTACAAGCATGGTTGCGTCAGCGTTTTGGCGAAGTATTCATCATTCCTGAAGGTGGCTGTAATCTTGATGGTGTGCGTGGATGTACAGAAATAATTGCGGAAGTTAATGAAATATTTGATACGGTTTGTGTGCCTTGTGGAACAGCGACAACCTTGGCGGGATTGACTTTAGCTTTAAAACCAAAACAGCGATCGCTTGGTTTCCCTGTATTAAAAAACGGTGACTTTCTCAGACAAGACATCACCAATTTACTAACACACTACCACGCCTCTGGTCTTCCCATCCCAGCCAGCACCCCCGCATCATGGGAATTAGTCTGCGATTATCATTTTGGGGGTTATGCCAAGGTTAATGATGAGCTGTTCTCATTTAGCGATGAGTTTACCCGCACCCACGGCATACCCCTAGATTACGTATATACCGCAAAAATGTTTTATGGCGTGCTAGATATGATACAAAAAGGGTGTTTTGTAGGCGATCGCTTATTATTAATTCACACAGGCGGCTTACAGGGGAATTTATCCATGAAAAATATCAAGCGTGCAGGTTAG
- a CDS encoding glucose-1-phosphate adenylyltransferase: protein MKKVLAIILGGGAGTRLYPLTKLRAKPAVPVAGKYRLIDIPVSNCINSEIFKIYVLTQFNSASLNRHIARTYNFSGFSEGFVEVLAAQQTPENPNWFQGTADAVRQYIWLLEEWDVDEYLILSGDHLYRMDYRLFVQRHRETNADITLSVIPIDDHRASDFGLMKIDQSGRVVDFSEKPKGDALAQMQVDTTVLGLTPEQAALQPYIASMGIYVFKKDVLIKLLKESLERTDFGKEIIPDAAKDHNVQAYLFDGYWEDIGTIEAFYNANLALTQQPLPPFSFYDEEAPIYTRPRYLPPTKLLDCQVTESIIGEGCILKNCRIQHSVLGVRSRVESGCIIEESLLMGADFYQPSVERQCSIDKGEIPVGIGPDTIIRRAIIDKNARIGHDVKIINKDNVQEANRESQGFYIRSGIVVVLKNAVIPDGMII from the coding sequence GTGAAAAAAGTATTAGCAATTATCCTTGGAGGTGGTGCGGGTACTCGCCTGTATCCCCTCACCAAACTACGTGCTAAACCCGCAGTACCAGTAGCAGGGAAATACCGCCTAATAGATATCCCTGTTAGTAACTGCATTAATTCAGAAATTTTTAAAATCTACGTTCTCACGCAATTTAACTCAGCGTCTCTTAACCGTCACATTGCCCGCACTTATAATTTTAGCGGTTTTAGTGAAGGTTTTGTGGAAGTGCTGGCTGCCCAGCAAACACCAGAAAACCCGAACTGGTTTCAGGGAACAGCCGATGCTGTACGCCAGTATATATGGCTTTTGGAAGAATGGGATGTGGATGAGTACCTGATCTTATCAGGGGATCACCTCTACCGTATGGACTACCGTCTATTTGTCCAACGCCATCGGGAAACCAACGCCGATATTACCCTTTCGGTAATCCCCATCGACGACCACCGCGCTTCAGATTTTGGTTTAATGAAAATTGACCAATCTGGGCGGGTAGTTGATTTTAGCGAGAAACCCAAAGGCGACGCTTTAGCGCAGATGCAGGTTGATACCACTGTTTTGGGATTAACTCCAGAACAAGCAGCCCTACAGCCCTACATCGCCTCAATGGGGATTTACGTATTTAAAAAAGATGTTTTGATCAAACTTTTGAAAGAATCTTTAGAACGGACTGATTTTGGTAAGGAAATTATTCCTGATGCCGCCAAAGATCACAACGTTCAAGCTTATTTATTCGATGGCTACTGGGAAGACATCGGAACGATAGAAGCCTTTTATAATGCCAATTTAGCCCTCACACAGCAGCCATTACCACCCTTTAGTTTCTACGACGAAGAAGCCCCCATTTACACCCGTCCTCGTTACTTGCCACCCACAAAATTGTTAGATTGTCAAGTAACAGAATCAATTATTGGTGAAGGCTGCATTTTGAAAAATTGCCGCATTCAACACTCAGTTTTAGGAGTGCGATCGCGAGTAGAATCTGGCTGTATCATCGAAGAATCTTTACTTATGGGTGCTGACTTCTATCAACCTTCTGTAGAACGTCAGTGCAGCATAGATAAAGGCGAAATCCCCGTTGGTATCGGCCCAGATACCATCATTCGCCGCGCCATCATCGACAAAAACGCCCGCATCGGTCACGATGTCAAAATCATCAATAAAGACAACGTGCAGGAAGCCAACCGCGAAAGTCAAGGTTTTTACATCCGTAGCGGAATTGTAGTTGTCTTGAAAAATGCCGTAATTCCCGATGGAATGATTATTTAG
- a CDS encoding AAA family ATPase, whose product MTKLQLLIGLPGSGKSTLAQKLITECPQMQLISTDAIRGQLFGAESIQGSWLLIWQEIEQQLQQAIAKNRDVIFDATNAQRSHRREIITLAHDLGFTYIRGIWVQTPVWLCLARNKKRLRQVPEEVILRMHRQLRDAPPSLAEGLNEIVKLWV is encoded by the coding sequence ATGACTAAACTACAGTTGCTAATTGGCCTTCCTGGCAGTGGTAAGTCAACCTTGGCACAAAAATTAATCACAGAATGCCCCCAGATGCAACTGATTTCTACAGATGCCATCAGGGGGCAATTATTTGGTGCAGAATCAATACAAGGGTCTTGGCTGTTAATTTGGCAGGAAATTGAACAACAATTACAACAGGCGATCGCTAAAAATAGAGATGTTATATTTGATGCCACCAATGCCCAAAGATCCCATCGTCGAGAAATCATTACTCTTGCTCATGATCTGGGCTTTACCTACATTAGAGGAATATGGGTACAAACTCCAGTTTGGCTATGTTTAGCACGTAACAAAAAACGCCTTCGCCAAGTCCCAGAAGAAGTAATCTTACGAATGCACCGCCAACTGCGTGACGCACCCCCTAGTTTGGCAGAAGGACTAAATGAGATTGTTAAACTATGGGTGTAG
- a CDS encoding CU044_2847 family protein gives MNTKQITEFSLQDGTKFLAEVDEPEDSNSLVRVARADTGQMVVEAKKKFDDVLEQIQPIASAIITKLSQLKTPADEVEVKFGIKLNAAAGAIFTSVGGEANYEITLKWKQDKVE, from the coding sequence ATGAATACAAAACAAATTACGGAGTTTTCTCTGCAAGACGGGACAAAATTTTTAGCGGAAGTGGATGAACCAGAGGATAGCAACTCCCTCGTGCGCGTTGCTAGAGCGGATACAGGGCAAATGGTTGTTGAGGCGAAAAAGAAATTTGATGATGTACTAGAGCAAATACAACCTATAGCCTCAGCAATTATCACTAAACTCAGTCAGCTAAAGACACCGGCTGATGAGGTGGAGGTGAAGTTTGGGATTAAGTTAAATGCGGCTGCGGGTGCAATTTTCACTTCTGTAGGTGGTGAAGCTAACTACGAAATCACCTTGAAATGGAAGCAAGACAAGGTTGAGTAA
- a CDS encoding trypsin-like peptidase domain-containing protein, translated as MSTENYIQSLRSAIARIFHTHGAVVGVGFLVSGRSGNYMMTCAHVVAAALSLPEDTVTVPRDDIYLDFPLIAPGEKFPAQVIFWREVGNVSACEDVAGLQIKAQLPPGSQAIKLIPTDNMWGHNFRTFGFPQGHNDGVWGTGLLRDSQGKGWVQIEDSKVTGYRVELGFSGAPVWDENLGRVVGMVVAAEKKRVDIKTAFMIPAEILMQAWDELTPSVLSNARSQTPTNRVQQLKIKTLQQRFEALSSDYEAAYNQLNYTLSAGDRNLIQRQINTILLDLEQVQSELDAISL; from the coding sequence GTGAGTACAGAAAATTATATTCAATCTTTGAGGTCAGCGATCGCCCGCATTTTTCATACTCACGGTGCGGTTGTTGGGGTGGGTTTTTTAGTCTCTGGACGCAGTGGTAATTATATGATGACTTGCGCTCATGTTGTGGCTGCGGCTTTGTCTTTACCAGAGGATACAGTGACAGTTCCTCGTGACGATATTTATTTAGATTTTCCTCTCATTGCACCAGGAGAAAAATTCCCGGCTCAAGTGATTTTCTGGAGAGAAGTCGGTAATGTATCCGCTTGTGAAGATGTGGCGGGACTACAAATCAAAGCGCAGTTACCGCCAGGAAGCCAAGCTATTAAACTCATCCCTACGGACAATATGTGGGGACACAATTTCCGTACTTTCGGTTTTCCTCAAGGACACAATGATGGCGTTTGGGGGACGGGTTTATTGCGAGACAGCCAAGGAAAAGGATGGGTACAAATCGAAGATAGTAAGGTGACTGGTTACAGGGTAGAACTTGGCTTTAGTGGTGCGCCGGTATGGGATGAAAATCTGGGTAGGGTGGTGGGGATGGTGGTAGCAGCAGAGAAAAAGCGTGTAGATATCAAAACGGCTTTTATGATTCCTGCGGAGATATTAATGCAAGCTTGGGATGAACTTACCCCATCTGTATTGTCAAATGCACGTAGCCAGACTCCTACTAACCGCGTACAACAACTGAAAATCAAGACTTTGCAACAACGTTTTGAGGCTCTAAGTAGTGACTATGAAGCAGCTTATAACCAACTTAACTATACACTCAGCGCAGGCGATCGCAATCTCATCCAACGTCAAATTAACACTATCTTACTAGACCTGGAGCAAGTACAAAGCGAACTTGATGCGATCAGTCTTTAA
- a CDS encoding tetratricopeptide repeat protein produces MSGLDKLEFVGREEQLKRIISLVQAVEKQHIILVEGRGGIGKTWLLHELKSRLHQCAIGTSEIIDCDIPVFKDAGDLCTQIAKQLYDNTYQEWLLRLKRLREDENRLSKIAYEQERQQLEKFLVDAINRKSQQQKIVFLVDTIEKLGQPETREDAWKYISDLCQQLDNAVFILAGRPSIAHQILAINSPTDNFTYLELNEFTHEDVQTYILSKEEQLHFTLEENLVKKIVMLSGGSPIMIEFGVEYAYRQVIPDWLETEDVETIPSRLQKTGGFEAEMVRHITQLRTSMDRLTLMLSRIHPLNSYDIAHLLELSQAEAERLFIDAQSYFFIKPVMGGSQISLHDIVRDLVNKYVWPDIDPDREWRKRDSRLAAKYFEQQDYELGPQKRTLEMQRISDHSQQAANLDFLIEEIKQLREFKTRQWLWNALYANTQTGFDTWYTVTDRIRSQSKKFSLVNQLLGIAKQFEAELHPDQLMKLKIFESRIVHALQDKNATKNEVEKLEVMLAQQSADSVHQADICNVLGMLNAKLHLYNDALKYQQKCLSLVLDRKLSAVVPNVANQVGYLYRQLNNYQAAEEFYKLGWDAAMEIDSPNKGLTQVMASIQNNLGYLYGIQKNYIKAEQCFKAAIDMWTSVETEREIANAEIASATIWVNEGNYLKAQNLLERALSRCDSEENDNRILCRGYFQLGLNQWFSAEVENPAIWDVTQVKWDMNLLSLAQDALEKSLKLAEKYGIEEELPGILHQTASVYWHLGFQNSDRTLQTQALKLNDRSYKTSLEYNDIRYAIDSLVGKAEFDYYATTYEKIADYAQELGDRFPSYENVHGLYFGRILRIEGDVAFQQANYDIAFSKYAQAIPKIFLDGGFGPYSIRHELNLLQNKIARLPIELAKTLIQQLKSQWQDIKALKEWCDQQMFLTRIRANKQPSSHA; encoded by the coding sequence ATGTCTGGACTAGATAAATTAGAATTTGTTGGTCGTGAAGAACAACTCAAACGGATTATTTCTCTGGTACAAGCTGTTGAGAAACAACATATAATTTTAGTGGAAGGTAGGGGCGGTATTGGGAAAACTTGGTTACTCCATGAATTAAAATCTCGCCTACATCAATGTGCAATTGGCACAAGTGAAATCATAGATTGTGATATTCCTGTCTTTAAGGATGCAGGAGATTTATGTACACAAATTGCCAAGCAACTATACGATAACACCTATCAAGAATGGTTACTCCGGTTAAAACGACTCAGGGAAGATGAAAACCGTCTGAGTAAAATCGCCTATGAACAAGAACGCCAACAGTTAGAAAAATTTTTAGTCGATGCTATTAACCGCAAATCCCAACAACAGAAAATAGTATTTCTCGTTGATACGATTGAAAAATTAGGACAGCCAGAGACGAGAGAAGATGCTTGGAAATATATTAGTGATTTGTGTCAGCAATTAGACAACGCCGTATTTATTTTAGCTGGTCGTCCTAGCATTGCCCATCAAATTTTAGCAATTAATTCACCCACAGATAATTTCACCTATTTAGAGTTAAATGAATTTACCCATGAGGATGTGCAAACATACATTCTTTCTAAAGAAGAACAGCTACATTTCACCCTTGAAGAAAACCTAGTCAAAAAGATTGTCATGCTTTCGGGTGGCAGTCCCATTATGATTGAATTTGGCGTAGAGTATGCCTATCGTCAAGTGATTCCAGATTGGTTAGAAACGGAAGATGTGGAAACTATCCCCAGTAGGTTGCAAAAAACTGGTGGATTTGAGGCGGAGATGGTGCGACATATTACACAGTTGCGGACATCAATGGATAGACTGACTCTCATGCTTTCCAGGATTCACCCATTAAATAGTTATGACATTGCTCACTTATTAGAATTATCTCAAGCAGAGGCAGAAAGATTATTTATTGATGCCCAAAGTTATTTCTTTATTAAGCCCGTTATGGGTGGTTCTCAAATATCATTACATGATATTGTCCGAGATTTAGTGAATAAATATGTCTGGCCGGATATTGACCCTGATAGAGAGTGGCGAAAACGAGATAGTCGGCTTGCGGCTAAATATTTTGAGCAGCAAGATTATGAATTAGGCCCCCAAAAAAGAACATTAGAGATGCAACGAATCTCTGATCATTCTCAGCAAGCAGCTAATCTGGATTTCTTAATTGAAGAAATTAAACAACTGCGAGAATTTAAGACTAGACAATGGTTATGGAATGCTTTATATGCAAATACCCAAACAGGATTTGACACTTGGTATACAGTAACTGATAGGATACGCAGTCAATCTAAGAAATTTAGCTTGGTGAATCAGTTATTAGGTATCGCCAAACAATTTGAAGCAGAATTACATCCCGATCAACTCATGAAATTGAAAATTTTTGAGTCACGGATTGTTCATGCTTTACAAGATAAAAATGCTACTAAAAATGAAGTAGAAAAGTTAGAGGTGATGTTAGCTCAACAGTCTGCTGATTCTGTACATCAAGCAGATATTTGTAATGTTTTGGGGATGTTAAATGCTAAATTACATCTCTATAATGATGCTTTGAAATATCAGCAAAAGTGTTTATCTCTAGTTCTAGATAGAAAATTATCAGCAGTAGTTCCCAATGTCGCCAACCAAGTTGGTTATCTGTATCGTCAACTGAATAATTATCAAGCCGCCGAGGAATTTTATAAACTTGGTTGGGACGCAGCAATGGAAATTGACTCTCCCAATAAAGGTTTAACTCAAGTCATGGCTAGTATTCAAAATAACTTGGGATATCTCTACGGAATCCAAAAAAATTACATCAAAGCAGAACAGTGTTTTAAAGCTGCTATTGATATGTGGACGAGTGTGGAGACAGAAAGGGAAATTGCCAATGCGGAAATCGCCTCTGCTACTATTTGGGTGAATGAGGGAAATTATTTAAAAGCTCAAAATCTCCTAGAACGCGCTTTAAGCCGTTGTGACAGTGAAGAAAACGACAATCGGATTTTGTGTAGAGGATACTTTCAATTAGGCTTAAATCAATGGTTTAGTGCTGAGGTAGAAAATCCAGCAATTTGGGATGTGACTCAGGTAAAATGGGATATGAACTTGCTGAGTTTAGCTCAAGATGCTTTAGAAAAAAGCCTCAAACTAGCCGAGAAATACGGTATTGAAGAAGAATTACCAGGAATTTTACATCAAACTGCTAGTGTGTATTGGCATCTAGGGTTTCAAAATAGCGATCGCACTCTACAAACACAAGCTCTCAAACTCAACGATCGCTCCTACAAGACAAGTTTAGAATACAATGATATTCGCTACGCTATCGATAGTCTAGTCGGTAAAGCAGAATTTGATTATTATGCCACAACCTATGAGAAGATTGCTGATTATGCCCAAGAATTAGGCGATCGCTTCCCATCCTATGAAAATGTTCATGGACTATATTTTGGTCGAATATTACGCATAGAAGGTGATGTCGCCTTTCAACAAGCAAACTACGACATTGCCTTTAGTAAATATGCTCAAGCCATACCTAAAATCTTTTTAGATGGAGGCTTCGGCCCCTATTCAATTCGACATGAATTAAATTTACTCCAAAATAAAATCGCACGCCTACCCATTGAACTTGCTAAAACTCTCATTCAGCAACTTAAATCCCAGTGGCAAGATATTAAAGCACTTAAAGAATGGTGCGATCAACAAATGTTTCTCACTAGAATCCGTGCAAACAAACAGCCATCTTCTCATGCTTAG